Proteins from a single region of Lysinibacillus sp. JNUCC-52:
- the adh gene encoding aldehyde dehydrogenase: MVYAFPNTEGSVVQFKERYDNYIGGEWTPPVKGQYFDNVTPVTGQVFTQAARSSAEDIELALDAAHAAKDAWGQTSATERANILLKIADRIEQNLEKLAVAETWDNGKAVRETLNADIPLAIDHFRYFAGALRAQEGALSQIDNDTVAYHFHEPIGVVGQIIPWNFPILMAVWKLAPALAAGNCVVLKPAEQTPVSIMVLVELIGDLLPPGVLNVVNGFGLEAGKPLASNPRIGKIAFTGETTTGRLIMQYASQNLIPVTLELGGKSPNIFFEDIMDEDDAFLDKAVEGFVLFALNQGEVCTCPSRALIQESIYDKFMERVLQRVEAIQVGNPLDPNTMMGAQASSEQMEKILSYLDIGKQEGAECLIGGEKNNVGEGFENGYYIKPTVFKGHNKMRIFQEEIFGPVVAVTTFKTKEEALEIANDTLYGLGSGIWTRDMNTAYRFGRGIQAGRVWTNCYHAYPAHAAFGGYKMSGIGRETHKMMLSHYQQTKNLLVSYNENKLGFF; the protein is encoded by the coding sequence ATGGTTTATGCATTTCCAAACACTGAAGGATCGGTAGTTCAATTCAAAGAGAGATATGATAATTACATTGGTGGAGAATGGACACCCCCAGTGAAAGGTCAATACTTCGATAATGTTACTCCTGTTACTGGACAAGTTTTTACACAAGCAGCACGTTCCTCTGCTGAGGATATTGAACTTGCACTTGATGCGGCACATGCAGCAAAAGATGCATGGGGACAAACATCCGCTACAGAGCGTGCTAACATTTTACTTAAAATTGCGGACCGTATTGAACAAAACTTAGAAAAGTTAGCCGTTGCCGAAACATGGGATAATGGTAAGGCGGTTCGTGAAACATTAAATGCAGATATCCCTCTAGCGATTGATCATTTCCGTTATTTTGCAGGTGCTTTACGTGCACAAGAAGGTGCGTTAAGTCAAATTGATAATGATACAGTTGCTTATCATTTCCATGAGCCAATTGGGGTAGTAGGTCAAATTATACCTTGGAACTTCCCAATATTAATGGCTGTTTGGAAACTAGCTCCTGCTCTTGCAGCTGGTAACTGTGTTGTATTAAAACCAGCAGAGCAAACGCCAGTTTCTATTATGGTGTTAGTGGAGCTAATTGGTGATTTATTGCCACCAGGCGTACTAAATGTTGTAAATGGTTTCGGTTTAGAAGCAGGGAAACCGCTTGCATCAAACCCGCGTATTGGTAAAATTGCCTTTACGGGTGAAACGACAACAGGTCGCTTAATTATGCAATATGCGTCACAAAACCTTATTCCAGTTACATTAGAATTGGGCGGAAAGTCACCAAATATTTTCTTCGAAGATATTATGGATGAAGATGATGCCTTTTTAGATAAAGCAGTAGAAGGCTTTGTACTATTTGCGCTTAACCAAGGCGAAGTATGTACGTGTCCTTCACGAGCATTAATTCAAGAATCTATTTACGATAAGTTTATGGAGCGTGTGTTACAACGTGTCGAAGCGATTCAAGTTGGAAATCCACTTGATCCGAATACGATGATGGGGGCACAGGCTTCAAGTGAGCAGATGGAAAAAATTCTGTCTTATTTAGATATTGGTAAGCAGGAAGGCGCTGAATGTCTAATTGGGGGCGAGAAAAATAATGTAGGTGAAGGCTTTGAAAATGGCTACTACATTAAACCAACTGTCTTTAAAGGGCATAATAAAATGCGTATATTCCAAGAAGAAATTTTTGGACCAGTTGTGGCAGTTACAACATTTAAAACAAAAGAAGAAGCATTAGAAATTGCGAATGATACATTATATGGACTAGGCTCTGGTATTTGGACGCGTGATATGAATACAGCATATCGCTTCGGTCGTGGTATTCAGGCAGGACGTGTTTGGACAAACTGCTACCATGCATACCCTGCACATGCAGCGTTTGGTGGCTACAAAATGTCAGGTATAGGCCGTGAAACGCACAAAATGATGTTATCGCATTACCAACAAACGAAAAACTTATTGGTGAGCTATAACGAAAATAAACTTGGTTTCTTCTAA
- a CDS encoding acyl-CoA thioesterase, whose translation MTTNAVPMSQSRTLQTRLVLPPDTNNHNSIFGGRVLAYIDEIAAITAMKHAKGHVVTASIDSVDFLSAAHVGDILEIESIVSSTGHSSMEVYVRVISRNIETGEEKLTTESFVTMVAVDDHGKPKAIPAIYPETDAEKRLFETGPARREHRKQKRALAH comes from the coding sequence ATGACAACCAATGCTGTACCAATGAGCCAATCGCGTACACTTCAGACGCGTCTCGTGTTACCACCAGATACTAATAATCATAATTCCATTTTTGGTGGAAGAGTGTTAGCTTATATTGATGAAATTGCTGCAATTACAGCGATGAAGCATGCAAAAGGGCATGTTGTAACAGCTTCCATTGATTCTGTTGATTTTTTATCGGCAGCACATGTAGGTGATATTCTTGAAATTGAAAGTATTGTTTCATCCACAGGGCATTCATCTATGGAAGTCTATGTCCGCGTTATTTCTCGTAATATTGAAACAGGTGAGGAAAAGTTAACAACTGAATCATTTGTAACGATGGTTGCAGTAGATGATCATGGCAAACCAAAGGCTATTCCTGCAATTTACCCTGAAACGGATGCTGAAAAGCGCCTGTTTGAAACAGGTCCTGCTCGACGAGAGCATCGCAAACAAAAACGTGCTTTGGCACATTAA
- a CDS encoding UvrB/UvrC motif-containing protein encodes MICEHCKQRNATVTVTQVQNGQKMEHHYCDVCASQFHPFHAEFKQEPVSIQQLLSNWFGSPTWQKVGEKQQAPPQQQTCPQCGFTYKRFLKEGKFGCPSCYDTFSEHLPKLFNRIQAGPQHIGKMPGAQNNVFVIKKQIEDIRKRMKDAVDEEQFEEAAKLRDKAKDLEQQLQFEGGDVS; translated from the coding sequence ATGATTTGCGAACATTGCAAGCAGCGCAATGCAACAGTAACTGTGACACAAGTACAAAATGGGCAGAAGATGGAACACCATTATTGCGATGTCTGTGCCTCACAGTTCCATCCGTTCCATGCAGAGTTTAAACAAGAGCCTGTATCGATTCAACAATTATTATCCAACTGGTTTGGCTCACCTACATGGCAAAAAGTCGGTGAAAAACAGCAAGCGCCACCTCAGCAACAAACATGTCCACAATGTGGATTTACGTATAAGCGATTTTTGAAAGAGGGTAAATTCGGTTGCCCTAGTTGTTATGACACATTTAGCGAGCATTTGCCAAAGCTGTTTAATCGGATTCAAGCTGGACCGCAGCATATCGGTAAAATGCCTGGTGCTCAAAACAATGTTTTTGTCATTAAAAAACAGATTGAAGATATTCGGAAACGCATGAAGGATGCGGTGGACGAGGAACAATTTGAGGAAGCTGCGAAGCTTCGTGACAAGGCAAAAGATCTTGAGCAGCAGCTACAATTCGAAGGTGGTGATGTGTCATGA
- a CDS encoding DUF779 domain-containing protein, giving the protein MVERVLATEEALALIELLKEKHGPVMFHQSGGCCDGSSPMCYPDGDLILGDQDVCLGKIGDTPFYMHKNQYDYWKHTQIILDVVDGRGGMFSLEGVEGKRFLTRSRAFSTEELKELGLIK; this is encoded by the coding sequence GTGGTTGAACGTGTTTTAGCAACGGAAGAAGCGCTGGCACTAATTGAATTGTTAAAGGAAAAGCACGGACCAGTTATGTTTCATCAATCAGGCGGATGTTGCGATGGCTCGTCTCCCATGTGTTATCCTGATGGAGACTTAATATTAGGTGATCAGGATGTATGCTTAGGTAAGATTGGAGATACACCATTTTATATGCACAAAAACCAGTATGATTATTGGAAACATACGCAAATTATTTTAGACGTAGTGGATGGTAGAGGCGGTATGTTCTCGCTTGAAGGCGTTGAGGGTAAACGATTTTTAACAAGGTCTAGAGCTTTTTCTACAGAGGAACTAAAAGAGTTAGGCTTAATTAAATAG
- a CDS encoding DUF4003 domain-containing protein has product MNKAQLQQIVDLYQELKGMKLLKWHREFVLFMAVQIAIYDMAKVQQSLSMAIMTSIELLIQAQ; this is encoded by the coding sequence ATGAATAAAGCTCAGCTTCAGCAAATTGTTGATTTGTATCAAGAATTAAAGGGAATGAAATTGTTGAAGTGGCATCGCGAATTCGTATTATTTATGGCCGTGCAAATTGCTATCTATGATATGGCAAAAGTTCAACAATCTCTATCAATGGCCATTATGACTTCTATTGAATTACTAATACAAGCACAATAG
- a CDS encoding DUF3969 family protein — MNKLLLNTTNTEELEKLLLINVIGLIEALKKDLLTIEETEKVLFNPYTMDLLQSKGISKEILEIIHLGTELEDIVSLMSEKLFESLSEIEYESIAQLEQRKAYKFRNKVIESIN, encoded by the coding sequence ATGAATAAATTATTATTGAATACTACAAATACCGAAGAATTAGAAAAACTACTACTCATAAATGTAATAGGTTTAATTGAGGCGTTAAAAAAAGATTTATTAACAATCGAAGAAACTGAAAAAGTTTTATTTAACCCTTATACTATGGATTTATTACAGTCTAAAGGAATTTCAAAAGAAATATTAGAAATTATTCATTTAGGCACTGAATTAGAAGATATAGTGAGTCTAATGTCTGAAAAATTATTTGAAAGTTTAAGCGAAATTGAATATGAAAGTATTGCTCAATTAGAACAAAGAAAAGCATATAAATTTCGAAATAAAGTTATTGAATCAATAAATTGA
- a CDS encoding CtsR family transcriptional regulator codes for MRNISDIIEGYLKQVLELGGEGHIEIKRSEIADKFQCVPSQINYVINTRFTAERGYLVESKRGGGGYIRILRVRANSQIDLIDDVLLQIEGGASQTVAEGLVYRLIDEQVISKREAKLMLAAVDRSTLDLQLPLRDSIRAKILRAMLTTIKYEKQK; via the coding sequence GTGCGTAATATTTCAGACATCATAGAAGGCTACTTAAAGCAAGTACTTGAATTAGGTGGAGAAGGGCATATTGAAATCAAACGTAGTGAAATTGCTGATAAATTTCAATGTGTGCCCTCACAAATAAATTATGTAATCAATACAAGATTTACAGCCGAGCGGGGTTACCTCGTTGAAAGTAAACGGGGTGGCGGTGGATACATTCGTATTTTACGTGTCCGTGCAAACTCACAAATTGATCTAATAGATGATGTGCTCTTGCAAATTGAAGGAGGAGCCTCGCAAACGGTTGCAGAAGGTTTAGTATATCGTTTAATTGACGAGCAGGTAATTTCAAAGCGAGAAGCGAAATTAATGTTAGCAGCGGTTGATCGTTCGACTTTAGATTTACAACTACCTTTACGGGATAGCATTCGTGCGAAAATTTTGCGAGCGATGTTAACAACCATTAAATATGAAAAGCAAAAATAA
- a CDS encoding protein arginine kinase has product MMIESFLERATPAWMDMEDDYSDIVISTRIRLARNLDGFRFPLVFSENEALQVEQAVTHAIQDSSKLQERYSYFSIKDLTTLQRQILVEKHLISPQLAKKEQVGAMLLSEDESICIMVNEEDHLRIQCMTASFQLQKAYEQANKIDRALEGALPYAFRDTFGYLTSCPTNIGTGLRASVMMHLPALTLTGQMNQIINAMTRLGMTVRGIYGEGSENLGNIYQVSNQITLGKTEEDILADIQSVAEKIIQKERQARSKLMEKAELALEDRVYRALGTLTHARILTSEEAATCISNVRLGVDLQMIDNIKATSLNECVVSMQPGFLQHYAGEVLPPAERDRARAKMLREALFLEVKSKPIIGGKGEDSYDV; this is encoded by the coding sequence ATGATGATTGAATCGTTTTTAGAGCGTGCTACACCTGCATGGATGGATATGGAGGATGACTATTCAGATATTGTCATTAGTACACGCATCCGCCTTGCTAGAAACTTAGATGGATTTCGTTTTCCTTTAGTGTTCTCGGAAAACGAGGCTTTACAGGTAGAGCAGGCTGTCACCCACGCAATACAGGACAGTTCCAAGCTTCAAGAAAGATATTCTTACTTTTCTATAAAAGATTTAACAACGTTACAACGACAAATTTTAGTTGAAAAGCATTTAATTAGTCCGCAGCTAGCAAAAAAAGAGCAAGTCGGCGCAATGTTGTTATCTGAGGATGAATCTATTTGTATTATGGTGAACGAAGAAGACCATTTACGCATTCAATGTATGACGGCAAGTTTTCAACTTCAGAAGGCATATGAGCAAGCAAATAAGATTGATCGAGCCCTAGAAGGAGCCTTGCCGTATGCGTTTCGTGATACTTTTGGATATTTAACAAGTTGTCCTACAAATATCGGCACGGGATTACGTGCTTCTGTAATGATGCACCTTCCTGCGCTTACATTGACAGGTCAGATGAACCAAATCATCAATGCCATGACTCGTTTAGGGATGACCGTTAGGGGTATATACGGTGAAGGTAGTGAGAATCTTGGAAATATTTATCAAGTGTCAAATCAGATTACATTAGGAAAAACAGAAGAAGACATTTTAGCAGACATCCAAAGTGTTGCAGAAAAAATTATTCAAAAAGAACGACAAGCAAGAAGTAAGCTAATGGAAAAAGCGGAACTTGCATTAGAAGATCGTGTATACAGAGCTTTAGGAACACTAACGCATGCTCGAATTTTAACAAGTGAAGAAGCTGCTACTTGCATATCAAATGTGCGTTTAGGGGTCGATTTGCAGATGATTGATAATATTAAAGCAACCTCTTTAAACGAGTGTGTTGTCAGCATGCAGCCAGGATTTCTACAGCACTATGCAGGAGAGGTTTTACCGCCTGCTGAGCGAGACAGAGCAAGAGCAAAAATGCTGCGAGAGGCATTATTTCTAGAAGTTAAGAGTAAGCCTATTATAGGGGGAAAAGGAGAGGATTCATATGATGTTTAA
- a CDS encoding aldehyde dehydrogenase family protein, protein MNETKLWINGQWQDAKESYELTSPYNGEVIAKIAKASVSDVKQAIEGAQDAFLSFKKTTAYERAEILYKVVDIMRRRKDELAEILAQEAGKPISAGLPEIERTIATYQFAAEGAKQVKGETVPMDAAPGAGDRIGWTKREPLGVISAITPFNFPFNLVAHKLGPAFAVGNTVVLKPATQTPLSAIVMAEIFKEAGLPDGALQIVTGSGGELSDTLVTHPYVKKVTFTGSGKVGLGIKEKVGLRKVTLELGSNAAVIVEPSTPIDKIIARCVSGAFSFAGQVCISLQRIYVHSSIIDVFTKEFVAQTEKLVVGDPLDKNTDVSAMINPNEVSRIREWIEEAKAQGAVVATGGTFTERTLTPTVMTNVTADMKVVCQETFAPIVSIVSYETLDDAIRLVNESELGLNAGIFTNVLPDALYAADELQAGAVIINDIPTFRVDNMPYGGIKMSGYGREGIKWAIEEMTDMKFITMKKTF, encoded by the coding sequence ATGAACGAAACAAAGCTTTGGATAAATGGACAGTGGCAAGATGCTAAGGAATCTTATGAATTAACGTCACCTTATAACGGTGAGGTGATTGCAAAGATAGCCAAGGCATCTGTTTCAGATGTTAAGCAAGCCATAGAAGGTGCCCAAGATGCATTTCTTTCATTTAAAAAAACAACCGCCTACGAACGTGCCGAAATTTTATATAAAGTAGTCGACATTATGCGACGTCGAAAAGACGAATTGGCGGAAATCTTAGCGCAAGAAGCGGGTAAACCTATATCAGCAGGTTTACCAGAAATTGAACGTACGATAGCGACTTATCAGTTTGCAGCAGAAGGTGCTAAGCAGGTGAAAGGTGAAACGGTACCGATGGATGCCGCACCAGGAGCTGGTGATCGAATTGGCTGGACAAAGCGTGAGCCATTAGGCGTTATTTCTGCTATTACTCCGTTTAATTTCCCTTTTAATTTAGTCGCACATAAATTAGGACCTGCCTTTGCGGTAGGGAATACAGTGGTGTTAAAGCCCGCAACACAAACACCACTTAGTGCCATTGTAATGGCGGAAATATTTAAGGAAGCTGGACTACCAGATGGTGCATTACAAATCGTTACAGGTAGTGGTGGCGAACTAAGCGATACACTCGTAACGCATCCATATGTGAAAAAGGTTACCTTTACTGGAAGTGGTAAAGTGGGATTAGGTATTAAAGAAAAAGTAGGATTACGAAAAGTAACATTAGAGCTAGGCTCAAATGCAGCAGTTATTGTAGAGCCATCGACACCAATTGATAAAATTATTGCGCGTTGTGTTAGCGGCGCTTTTAGCTTTGCTGGACAAGTATGTATTTCTTTACAACGCATTTATGTACATTCCTCGATTATAGATGTATTTACAAAGGAATTTGTAGCGCAAACTGAAAAGCTTGTTGTCGGTGATCCACTTGATAAAAACACAGATGTTAGCGCGATGATCAACCCAAATGAGGTTAGCCGAATTCGTGAATGGATTGAAGAAGCAAAAGCTCAAGGTGCAGTTGTTGCTACAGGTGGAACATTTACAGAACGTACATTAACACCGACAGTTATGACAAACGTAACTGCTGATATGAAAGTTGTTTGTCAGGAAACATTCGCGCCAATCGTCTCAATTGTTTCATATGAAACATTAGACGACGCAATTCGACTAGTGAATGAGTCGGAACTTGGCTTAAATGCAGGGATTTTTACGAATGTACTACCTGATGCCCTGTACGCAGCTGATGAATTGCAAGCAGGTGCTGTTATAATAAATGATATTCCGACATTCCGAGTAGATAACATGCCTTATGGCGGCATAAAAATGAGTGGCTATGGTCGAGAAGGTATTAAATGGGCGATTGAAGAAATGACCGATATGAAGTTTATTACGATGAAAAAAACCTTCTAA
- a CDS encoding methyl-accepting chemotaxis protein, protein MADQTKHALVTTIQSTAEELNAISEETAASLLVISSQTDDIAVATKQGLNFVADTQDKSKRGQHQLKEQNELIHDILQSVNGLEVTMNQLRTSSQKISEIVGLVTGIADQTNLLALNASIEAARAGEHGKGFAVVAEEVRKLAEETKNAVQNVSHLIKETESNISTMASSVVNVDQKIQHSVDTQTSLSESFNDIADAVSGIQQQYVNTARDISAISTLITELSQGATLVSSSSDSLINVVNELNI, encoded by the coding sequence GTGGCAGATCAAACAAAGCATGCACTTGTTACTACAATTCAAAGTACTGCCGAGGAGTTAAATGCGATAAGCGAGGAAACAGCCGCTTCCCTTTTAGTCATCTCCTCTCAAACAGATGATATCGCTGTAGCAACTAAACAAGGATTAAACTTCGTTGCAGATACACAGGATAAATCTAAACGTGGTCAGCATCAGTTAAAAGAGCAAAATGAATTAATCCACGATATTTTGCAAAGTGTCAACGGCCTTGAAGTGACGATGAACCAGTTGCGTACATCTTCACAAAAAATTTCTGAAATTGTCGGGCTTGTCACAGGCATCGCTGACCAAACAAATTTATTAGCACTTAATGCTTCAATTGAAGCTGCTCGTGCTGGTGAACATGGTAAAGGCTTTGCTGTCGTAGCCGAGGAAGTCCGTAAGCTTGCAGAAGAAACAAAAAATGCTGTGCAAAATGTGTCACACCTTATTAAAGAAACAGAAAGTAATATTTCAACAATGGCAAGTTCTGTCGTTAATGTTGACCAGAAAATCCAACATAGCGTTGATACACAAACAAGTTTGTCTGAATCATTTAATGATATCGCGGATGCTGTATCAGGTATTCAACAGCAATATGTAAACACGGCAAGAGATATTTCAGCAATTTCTACTTTAATTACAGAGCTATCACAAGGGGCCACACTCGTTTCCTCTTCATCAGACTCATTAATAAATGTTGTAAATGAATTAAATATATAA
- a CDS encoding DUF4870 domain-containing protein, producing METKWSKVIIHASAFFAPFLVPILFFLISSDEEVKSFSVQALLFQIVMGILIVIAGILSFVLIGLPFLLIFIAMVYIVPIIGIVKAFSDEPWRYPIVGRWV from the coding sequence ATGGAAACAAAATGGTCTAAGGTAATCATACATGCCAGTGCGTTTTTTGCGCCATTTTTAGTGCCGATTTTATTTTTCCTAATTAGTTCTGATGAAGAAGTGAAAAGTTTTTCGGTGCAAGCGCTATTGTTCCAAATCGTGATGGGCATATTGATTGTAATTGCTGGTATCCTATCATTTGTATTAATCGGTTTACCGTTCTTACTAATATTCATCGCTATGGTATACATCGTACCTATTATCGGAATCGTGAAGGCCTTTTCAGATGAACCTTGGCGTTATCCAATCGTTGGTCGCTGGGTATAA
- a CDS encoding class I SAM-dependent methyltransferase has protein sequence MEFNNTLANEYEKGIRRTLPSYDAMLRLTKAFYQSTLQEQASFLVVGSGSGNEIIQLAEHRPDWSFVGIDPSEAMLKIAENRLQSLPNDISLLQGTILTASVPAMHFDAASCILVLHFIESYEEKLATLKEIAQRLNSGAPFVLVSKYGQLNSAETELQFDLWRAYWQQHTKLSSTEIATMEQSIRSLSFIREEAIVTLLQQAGFSQPSRFFATTLFGGWICYKE, from the coding sequence ATGGAATTTAATAACACGCTTGCGAACGAATATGAAAAGGGTATAAGAAGGACATTACCAAGTTACGATGCCATGCTACGTTTAACGAAAGCTTTTTATCAATCCACACTGCAAGAGCAAGCAAGTTTTTTAGTTGTAGGCTCAGGTAGTGGTAATGAAATTATACAGTTAGCCGAGCATAGACCCGATTGGTCATTTGTCGGTATAGATCCGTCTGAAGCAATGTTGAAAATTGCAGAAAACCGTCTGCAATCATTACCAAATGATATTTCTCTACTACAAGGCACAATACTAACTGCATCGGTTCCAGCAATGCACTTTGATGCGGCGAGCTGTATATTAGTACTCCACTTTATTGAATCCTACGAGGAGAAACTTGCTACCTTAAAAGAAATTGCACAACGTTTAAACTCTGGTGCACCATTTGTTCTTGTTTCTAAATACGGACAACTTAACTCCGCTGAAACAGAGCTCCAATTTGACCTATGGCGCGCATATTGGCAACAGCACACAAAACTTTCAAGCACGGAAATAGCGACTATGGAGCAATCTATTCGCTCACTTTCATTTATTCGTGAGGAGGCGATTGTTACGCTCTTACAACAGGCAGGTTTTTCACAGCCTTCGAGGTTTTTTGCTACAACACTATTCGGCGGTTGGATATGCTATAAAGAGTAA
- the rluF gene encoding 23S rRNA pseudouridine(2604) synthase RluF, with amino-acid sequence MRINKYLSETGIVSRRGADKWVEEGKITINGLPATVGSQVETGDIVCVDGKEVKKEEQLVYIALNKPVGITSTTERHIKGNVVDFVNHPLRIFHIGRLDKESEGLLLLTNDGDIVNKILRAENHHEKEYIVQVDKPITDQFIKKMSAGVDILDTTTLPCQVEKISDKVFKIILEQGLNRQIRRMCSALDYSVKRLQRVRIMNIKLGNLKVGQWRDLTDRERTELFQLLNYTAK; translated from the coding sequence ATGAGAATTAACAAATACTTAAGTGAAACAGGCATCGTATCTCGTCGAGGTGCTGATAAATGGGTTGAAGAAGGTAAAATAACGATTAATGGTCTACCTGCTACTGTTGGCAGCCAAGTAGAGACTGGTGATATTGTTTGTGTGGATGGAAAAGAGGTAAAGAAAGAAGAACAACTCGTTTATATCGCCTTAAACAAACCAGTTGGTATTACAAGTACGACAGAGCGCCATATCAAAGGAAATGTCGTTGATTTTGTTAATCACCCTCTACGCATTTTCCATATCGGGCGACTCGATAAGGAATCAGAGGGATTATTATTACTAACAAATGATGGCGATATTGTTAATAAAATTTTACGTGCAGAAAACCATCATGAAAAAGAATATATCGTACAAGTGGATAAGCCGATCACTGATCAATTCATAAAAAAAATGAGCGCAGGAGTAGATATTTTAGATACAACAACATTGCCTTGCCAAGTTGAAAAAATTTCAGATAAAGTTTTTAAAATTATTTTGGAACAAGGCTTAAATCGTCAAATTCGTCGTATGTGTTCAGCATTAGACTATTCAGTTAAACGATTACAACGAGTACGAATTATGAACATTAAACTTGGAAATTTAAAGGTTGGGCAATGGCGCGATTTAACTGATAGAGAGCGGACAGAATTATTCCAACTACTTAATTACACAGCAAAATAA
- the corA gene encoding magnesium/cobalt transporter CorA yields the protein MIRTMAMTKDQQLIKDFPLEDLKQNDYEWYWVDFNCPTAEEELLLDTFFHFHPLAIEDCLMRLQRPKLDFYDDYHFFVIHKLNEETLIAEELNIFLSDHFIVTFHKNETTEIEKVQKLLEDQPKYWERGAVFLTYQTIDKIVDSYFPLVYKIEDHLNALEDELTYQNNVNAMQIVFEFRSDLLHLRRTILPMRDLLYRILSSYRFALKKSERAYFGDIHDHLAKLTEMVESNRELTADMRDSYMAMTSSRMNGIMMMLTIVSTIFIPLTFIAGVYGMNFDNMPELHGRYSYFIVLGIMLLLGLFMLALFKHKGWFKLFKP from the coding sequence GTGATTCGCACGATGGCTATGACGAAAGATCAACAATTAATTAAGGACTTTCCACTTGAAGACCTTAAGCAAAACGATTATGAGTGGTATTGGGTAGATTTTAATTGCCCTACTGCAGAAGAAGAACTTTTGCTCGATACATTTTTTCATTTTCATCCACTTGCAATTGAAGACTGCTTAATGCGTCTACAGCGACCAAAACTCGATTTTTACGATGACTATCATTTCTTCGTTATTCACAAATTAAATGAAGAAACGTTAATTGCTGAGGAATTAAATATTTTTCTTTCTGACCATTTCATTGTTACTTTCCACAAAAACGAAACAACCGAGATTGAAAAGGTTCAGAAGCTTTTAGAAGATCAGCCGAAGTATTGGGAACGAGGCGCCGTTTTCCTGACGTATCAAACAATCGATAAAATAGTCGATAGTTATTTCCCGCTTGTATATAAAATCGAGGATCATTTAAATGCGCTTGAAGATGAACTAACTTATCAAAATAATGTAAATGCAATGCAAATTGTGTTTGAATTCCGTAGTGATTTGCTCCATCTACGGCGCACTATTTTACCAATGCGTGACTTATTGTATCGAATACTTAGCTCATATCGCTTTGCACTGAAAAAGTCGGAAAGAGCTTATTTCGGTGATATCCACGATCATTTAGCAAAGCTTACAGAAATGGTCGAATCTAATCGAGAGCTTACAGCAGATATGCGCGATAGTTATATGGCTATGACCTCTAGCCGTATGAACGGCATTATGATGATGTTGACAATCGTCTCCACCATTTTTATCCCATTAACGTTTATTGCGGGTGTTTACGGCATGAATTTCGATAATATGCCCGAACTTCATGGGCGCTACAGCTACTTTATTGTACTTGGTATTATGCTATTACTTGGACTATTTATGTTAGCATTATTTAAACACAAAGGCTGGTTCAAACTATTTAAACCATAA